GCTATCGGCTTGGCGAGCTTTGGGCGGCTGCTCGACTGGCTCGGCACGCGGCGCGGTTTTGTGCTGTCCATTGTCACCTGGAGCCTCGCCGCCGCCGGCCACGCCCTGATGAGCACCATCGCCGGCTTCGGCTTCATGCGCTTCCTGCTCGGCCTCGGCGAGTCCGGCGTGTTCCCCGCCGCCGTGAAAACCACCGCCGAGTGGTTCCCCCGCAAGGAGCGCGCCCTGGTCGCGGGCATTTTTAACTCCGGCAGCAACGTCGGCGCCATCACCGCGCCCCTGCTCGTTCCGTGGCTGTTTGTCCAGTTCGGCTGGCAGTGCGCGTTTCTGGTCACGGGCGCCGCCGGCTTCGTCTGGCTCGCCGTCTGGCTGCTGCTGTATCAAACACCCGCGAAATCAAAACGCCTCTCGCCGGACGAGCGCGCTTATATTGAAAGCGACCCGCCGGAGCCGGTCTCCAAAAAAATCCCGTGGCTGGTGCTGTTGCGACTGAAACAAACGTGGGCGTTCATCGTGGCGAAATTCATGACCGACGCCGCCTGGCGCTGGTATTTCTACCTGCTCCCGCTGTTTTTCAACCAGAAGTTCAACCTCTCCATCACCGAGTTCGGGCTGCATTTTGTCATTATATACGTGACCGCCGACCTCGGCAGCATCGGCGGCGGTTATATTTCCACCTTCCTGCTGGGGCGCGGCTGGTCGGTGAATGCGTCACGCAAAACCGCGCTGCTCGCCTGCTCGCTGTGCACCGTGCCGGTGGCGTTCGCGGGCGTGGTCGCCAACGAGTGGGTGGCTGTCGGCCTCGTCGCGCTCGCCGCGGCGGCGCACCAAGGATTTTCCTCCAATATATTCACGACGGTTTCGGACATGTTTCCCAAGAGCGCGGTCGCCTCGGTGGTCGGACTCGGCGGCACCGCCGGAGCCTTCGGCGCGATGACGTTGCTTTGGGTGACGAAGTGGCTCTTCCAGAACGTTGCCGCCGGCGCGGACAACAACTCCGTCTATCGCACGCTCTTCATCATCGCCGGCTCCTGCTACCTCGTGTCGCTGGCGCTGTTTCACATCCTTGCACCCAGGCTCAAGCCCGTGTCCCCCGGCGAGGTGGGATAGCAACCACGTCCCTTTGCCCTTCGCGCATCCCTTCATCCCGCAATCTGCATTCCCATGAATCTTGCTCATCTCCGTCAAACAACACCGGCGCGCGTCCTCGTCCGCGCATGGTTTTTCGTCGTGTTGCCCATGCTTTCTCTGTCCGCGGCCACGCCGCCGTCGCTCATGATTTCGCTCAACGACCAGGCGAGCGCCTACGTCAACGGCGACATGATCGTCCGCCCGCAGGCTCGTCCAGGCAGCATCTCGCTCCTCGACATCGCCAGCACACCCGTGAAGGCGTGGCACATTGACGGCGTTCAATGCAGCGTCATCGGTCCGCCCTCCGAACTTGCCATCAGCCCGGACGGACGCGACATCCTCGTCTCCGCCGCGATGCAAGTGGGCGTTGACAAAACCAAATTCGTCCCCGGCACAAAAATCACCCGCCTGCGTTTCGACGGCGAGACGATCCGTCGCGCCGGCGAAATCGAGGTGGGCGCCCAGCCCTCCGGCATTCGCATTTCCCGCGATGGCAAACACGCCTGGGTCGCGTTGCGCGCCGAGGGCAAAATTGCCCTCCTCTCGCTGCGCCCTGACGGCATGTCCGTTGACAGGACATGGGTCTTCGCCACGCCGGCGGACTCCATTGCCGACATCGCCCTTTCGCCCGACGAGCGCACCGCCTTCGCCACCTTGCACGAGAGCAAAACCGTCCTCGTTTTCGACGCCGACACCGGCGGCAACTTGTCCCTTAAACAGCGCGTCGCCACGCCGGTGCATCCCTATCACATTGTATTTTTCCCGGACGGGAACCGCGCGCTTGTCGGCTGCACCACCGGTGCCGACGTGATGTGCCTCTTCGAGAAAACCGACGGCGGCTGGAGCGTTCGCGAGCAAGTGCCGACGGGACGCATTCCCGAGGGCGTGTTCATCTCGCCCGACGGACGCTGGGCGGCGGCGACCTGTTTTGACGGACAGAACCTGCCCCCGAATCCGCAGAACATTTGGTACAACCGCCCCGCGCGGCTTTACATTTACGCGGTGCAGGCAGACGGCGGCTTGCGGCAGACGCAGGCCTTGAAGATTGACGGCGTGCCGCAGGGCGCGGCGTTTTCGGCGGACTCACGTCGGCTTGTCGCGACGCAGTTTGGCCCGGGAAATCTGGCGGCGTTTGAGCTGAAGGGCGGCGCGTGGGCTCCGACAGGCGATTTCATCGAGCTGCCCGGACAGCCCGCCGCGCTGATCGCAACCGGCAATTAAGGGGTGCTCTTGAAAACTCATTTATTATCCAGCCGGTGATTTTTATAAATCTTCATTTACCAAAATATAAAATTTTATTATCTCATGAAGAAACGAAACTTTCATATTCGATGTGACATGGAGGGCGTCGCCGGCATCGTCGGCATGCCGCAGGTGACACCCGGCGTGCCGGAATACGCGCAGGGCCGCGAATGGTTCATGCAGGAGCTGCTCGCCCTTGTCGAGGGCCTGCTGGAGGGCGGTGCCGGCGACGTCTCCATCTTCGACGAGCACTGGTTCGGGCGCAATATCGACATCGCCCGCCTGCCGTGCGGCGTCCGCGCCTTCTGCGGCAAGCCGCCCTACCGCGCCGACTGGGCAGGCGGCCTCGACGCCGCCTGCGACGGCCTCATTTTGCAAGGCTTCCACTCCATGGAGGGCGCGGGCCACCTGCTCAGCCACACCTACGAGCCCGATTTCAAGGCGATTTATATAAACGGAAAACTCGTCGGCGAAATAGGCATGGAGACGGCCGTCGCCGGCGATTTCGGCGTGCCGCTCGTCATGATTGCCGCCGACTCCGCCGGCTGCGACGAGGCCCGCGCGCTCGTGCCCGGCGTGGTCGCCGTGGAAACCAAAATCTCCCGCGCCTCCTTCGGCGGCGAGTGCTTCGCGCTGGATGACGTCCTCGGGCGGCTCCGCGCCGCCGCCGTCGCGCTTGTCAGGCAGCCGCCCGCCGTCGCGCCGTGGAAAACCGGCCCGGTCGGGCTGGTCTGTGTGTTCAAGCCCGGCGCCTATCTCGACGAGCTTCGGCGGCAGGTCGGCGGCCTGTTCATATCCGATGACTCCATCCGCATCGACGCGTCCTCCGCGACCGCCGCATGGGCCGAATACTGGCAGCTCAAACTCAGGGTGCAGGCAAAAATATAACCCAAAAATATTTAAATTTATGTTCAACGGTTCCGAATTGCGCCTGCGCAAGGCGCTTGATGAGAAAACTCCAATTATAGGTTCCTGGATACAGACCTCGTCTCCGACCTGTGCCGAAATACTGGCCAACGCCGGCTTCTCTTGGCTCGGCATAGACGCCGAGCACACCTCGGTCGGCATTCAGGGCATCGAGGCCATCGCGCGGGCCATCCACGGTCGTGACACCGCCCTGCTGGTGCGCGTGAGCCGGGCCGACACCATTGAAATCCGCCAGTGCCTTGATGTGGGGGCGGCGGGGGTGATCGTCCCCATGGTGGAGACCGCCGCGCAGGCCCGCATGGCCGTGGCGGCGGCCAAATACCCGCCGGACGGCGTGCGCGGCTACTGCTTCGGACGCATGAACGATTGGGGATCGAATTTCGACGAGTATGCCGCGGCCGCCAACAACAGCGTGGTCGTCATCGCAATGATCGAGACCAAGGCCGGGGTGGAAAACATAGACGAAATCCTCGCCGTGCCTGAATTGGACGGCATTTTCATCGGTCCTTATGACATGAGCGGCTCCTACGGCGTGCCCGGCCAGACCCAGCACCCCCATTTGAAAAAAGCCTACCAGTCGCTGGTCGATGCCTGCCGCCACCACGGGAAGGTCGCCGGACAGCACATCGTCAATTCCACGCCGGAAAAACTGAGCGAGGCCGTGGCGCTCGGCTATACATTCATCTGTCTGGATGCCGATATCATTTTGATCAACCAGTCGGCCCGGACCGCCATGGAAACCGCAAGAAAATCGTTTGATATAAAATGAAAGAAGAACTCAAAAATTACGCCCGCATCGGGGTTGTCTATCACATGCTGTATTCGCGCTGCATGTCCGATCCCGACTAT
This genomic stretch from Termitidicoccus mucosus harbors:
- a CDS encoding MFS transporter codes for the protein MNSNSPVRSSLPATPAKRGFFRWSICAMLFFALTINYLDRFVLGILSPELIKKFGWTPADYTDIVFCFEIAYAIGLASFGRLLDWLGTRRGFVLSIVTWSLAAAGHALMSTIAGFGFMRFLLGLGESGVFPAAVKTTAEWFPRKERALVAGIFNSGSNVGAITAPLLVPWLFVQFGWQCAFLVTGAAGFVWLAVWLLLYQTPAKSKRLSPDERAYIESDPPEPVSKKIPWLVLLRLKQTWAFIVAKFMTDAAWRWYFYLLPLFFNQKFNLSITEFGLHFVIIYVTADLGSIGGGYISTFLLGRGWSVNASRKTALLACSLCTVPVAFAGVVANEWVAVGLVALAAAAHQGFSSNIFTTVSDMFPKSAVASVVGLGGTAGAFGAMTLLWVTKWLFQNVAAGADNNSVYRTLFIIAGSCYLVSLALFHILAPRLKPVSPGEVG
- a CDS encoding lactonase family protein translates to MNLAHLRQTTPARVLVRAWFFVVLPMLSLSAATPPSLMISLNDQASAYVNGDMIVRPQARPGSISLLDIASTPVKAWHIDGVQCSVIGPPSELAISPDGRDILVSAAMQVGVDKTKFVPGTKITRLRFDGETIRRAGEIEVGAQPSGIRISRDGKHAWVALRAEGKIALLSLRPDGMSVDRTWVFATPADSIADIALSPDERTAFATLHESKTVLVFDADTGGNLSLKQRVATPVHPYHIVFFPDGNRALVGCTTGADVMCLFEKTDGGWSVREQVPTGRIPEGVFISPDGRWAAATCFDGQNLPPNPQNIWYNRPARLYIYAVQADGGLRQTQALKIDGVPQGAAFSADSRRLVATQFGPGNLAAFELKGGAWAPTGDFIELPGQPAALIATGN
- a CDS encoding M55 family metallopeptidase, with the translated sequence MKKRNFHIRCDMEGVAGIVGMPQVTPGVPEYAQGREWFMQELLALVEGLLEGGAGDVSIFDEHWFGRNIDIARLPCGVRAFCGKPPYRADWAGGLDAACDGLILQGFHSMEGAGHLLSHTYEPDFKAIYINGKLVGEIGMETAVAGDFGVPLVMIAADSAGCDEARALVPGVVAVETKISRASFGGECFALDDVLGRLRAAAVALVRQPPAVAPWKTGPVGLVCVFKPGAYLDELRRQVGGLFISDDSIRIDASSATAAWAEYWQLKLRVQAKI
- a CDS encoding HpcH/HpaI aldolase family protein, with translation MFNGSELRLRKALDEKTPIIGSWIQTSSPTCAEILANAGFSWLGIDAEHTSVGIQGIEAIARAIHGRDTALLVRVSRADTIEIRQCLDVGAAGVIVPMVETAAQARMAVAAAKYPPDGVRGYCFGRMNDWGSNFDEYAAAANNSVVVIAMIETKAGVENIDEILAVPELDGIFIGPYDMSGSYGVPGQTQHPHLKKAYQSLVDACRHHGKVAGQHIVNSTPEKLSEAVALGYTFICLDADIILINQSARTAMETARKSFDIK